In Aerosakkonema funiforme FACHB-1375, the following proteins share a genomic window:
- a CDS encoding trifunctional serine/threonine-protein kinase/ATP-binding protein/sensor histidine kinase, protein MIVLSGYSIFSEIYSSSRTVVYRGLRQSDSQPVVLKMMRSEYPSFNQLVQFRNQYTIAKNLNLQGVIQPYSLENYCNGFALVMEDFGGISLKDYTNTRPVILSEFLDIAIQITATLEKLHRQRLIHKDIKPANLLINPHTKEIKITDFSISSLLPRESQALVSPNVLEGTLTYLSPEQTGRMNRGIDYRSDYYSLGITFYELLTGQLPFTTTDPMELVYCHIAKLPPSVHSINPEIPQVISDIIEKLMAKMAEDRYQSALGLKHDLETCQRDWENSGKIANFALGARDISDRFLIPEKLYGREKEVATLLAAFDRVAYPQENRVSKEEFNPQSQIPNPKSQIEIILVTGYSGIGKTAVVNEVHKPIVRQRGCFIRGKFDQFQRNIPFYAIAQALRDLISQLHSETPQQIEQWKVKILDAVGENGQVIIDVVPELERLIGVQPPVPELEPSAALNRFNLVFLKFMRVFSSPSHPLVIFLDDLQWADSASLKLIELLMSETDMRYLLLIGAYRDNEVLNGHPLMLTLEELRKKEVTVNTITLAPLNSNNLNRLIADTLICPPEIALPLTQQVYTKTKGNPFFSNQFLKALYEDGLINFNFEARYWQCDLAQVKAQCLTDDVVEFMALQLQKLPANTQEVLKLAACIGNSFDLNTLAIVYEKSPAETAADLWKALQEGLVIPKSEIYKFFHSSDRNLLSTANESESEQLQIANYELATYKFLHDRVQQAAYFLIPEERKKATHLKIGQLLLSNTPVERQEENILDIVNQLNYGAALISAPAERSQLAQLNLIAGRKVKASTAYTAALRYLTTGMKLLPKDSWQNHYDLTLALHEEAAEAAYLCGNFELMNLLFEDVLQQAKTLLDKVKVYEVKLQAYAAQKKFVEAIETALPILEQLGVSFPKSPSQLDIQYALESTAANWNSKQIEDLINLPDMTEADKKAALRFLASITAAAYIAIPQLLPLIVCEEINLSIKYGNAPLSAYSYAIYGTILCGVVGNLEAGYQFGQLALKTLARFHAKEITAKVSINVGGDIKHWQEHGRETLKFLRSGYQIGLETGDLEFAAYCGVYECFNSYLIGAELSQHEQEVAIYSRAFSQFKQETVCIWSAIHRQTVLNLMERSDRPSCLVGQAYNETESLPQHEKVNDRLALHILYFNKLTLSYIFGEFQQALANAEQAEKYLDGVTGMLVIPTFYLYDSLARMALYNDAPESEQKNILLKAIANQEKMENWANFAPMNHLHKLYLVQAELNRILDKKIEAMKMYDCAIAGAKENGYIQEEALADELAAKFYLEWGKAKIAQTYMIDAYYAYSRWGAKAKVEDLEKRYPELLTPILQQEKITFNLRDALATHPINKTISSTSKTISDVLDIYSVIKASQALSEEINLDKLLSKLMQVLMENAGAQKACLILTKSGNLDREALAICSSANGGSQSESIIQSIPIYSSTDTPMSIVNYVQNTKETLVIDDGASADRFTGDPYIIEHQPKSILCTPLLNQGHTIAILYLENNLTKAAFTSDRLEVLKVLCSQAAISLENARLYQESQNYAKQLEDSLEKLQEAQIQIVQGEKMATLGQLMAGIAHEINNPLGFIAGNIDHALEYTEDVIDHLSLYQQHYPEPAPEIEDDAEDIDLEFVLEDLPKMLSSMKQGTDRIRNISNSMRTFSRLDNSNKIRFNIHEGIDSTLVILHHRLKAKDTRPAVEVVKNYGELPEINCYPGQLNQVFMNILGNAIDALDQANNGKAYKEIEKNPNRITITTEIDRDNSQVAIRIADNGVGIPPEVKERVFEHLFTTKPVGKGTGLGLSISRQIVEKEHSGKLSCTSSIGQGTEFAIVIPIE, encoded by the coding sequence ATGATTGTCTTATCTGGCTATAGCATCTTTTCGGAAATCTACTCAAGTTCGAGAACAGTGGTATACAGAGGACTGCGGCAGTCGGATTCTCAACCTGTCGTCCTGAAAATGATGCGGAGTGAGTATCCCAGCTTCAACCAACTTGTTCAGTTCCGGAATCAGTATACCATAGCTAAAAATCTTAACCTACAAGGCGTCATCCAACCCTACAGTCTAGAAAACTACTGTAACGGTTTTGCCCTAGTCATGGAAGACTTTGGCGGCATTTCTTTGAAAGACTATACAAATACCCGTCCCGTAATATTATCAGAATTTCTTGACATTGCCATTCAAATTACCGCCACATTAGAAAAACTGCATCGTCAGCGGCTGATTCACAAAGATATCAAACCCGCCAACCTGTTAATAAACCCCCATACAAAAGAAATTAAAATCACCGACTTCAGTATCTCTTCCCTTCTTCCCCGCGAAAGTCAAGCACTTGTTTCACCCAACGTCTTGGAAGGTACCCTCACTTACCTGTCTCCCGAACAAACAGGAAGAATGAACCGAGGGATTGACTATCGCAGCGACTATTACTCTTTGGGTATCACATTCTACGAGCTGCTGACCGGACAGTTACCTTTTACTACCACCGACCCAATGGAGTTAGTATACTGTCACATTGCCAAGCTTCCCCCTTCGGTACACAGTATTAACCCGGAAATTCCCCAAGTTATTTCTGATATCATTGAAAAACTGATGGCGAAGATGGCGGAAGACCGGTATCAGAGTGCCTTGGGGTTGAAGCACGACCTAGAAACCTGCCAGCGAGACTGGGAAAATTCTGGGAAGATTGCCAATTTTGCGTTAGGTGCGCGGGATATTTCCGATCGCTTTCTCATCCCCGAAAAACTCTACGGCAGAGAAAAAGAAGTCGCTACCCTACTGGCGGCGTTCGATCGCGTAGCGTATCCGCAGGAAAATCGAGTCAGCAAAGAAGAATTTAACCCCCAATCCCAAATCCCAAATCCCAAATCCCAAATCGAAATAATCTTAGTGACAGGTTATTCAGGAATTGGGAAAACCGCCGTCGTCAACGAAGTCCACAAACCCATTGTGCGGCAACGCGGCTGTTTTATTAGAGGAAAATTCGACCAATTCCAGCGCAACATTCCTTTTTATGCGATCGCGCAAGCTTTGCGCGACTTGATAAGTCAATTGCACAGCGAAACCCCTCAACAAATAGAACAGTGGAAAGTAAAAATTCTCGATGCAGTCGGAGAAAACGGACAGGTAATTATTGATGTTGTTCCCGAATTAGAACGACTGATAGGTGTACAGCCACCAGTGCCGGAATTAGAACCAAGTGCTGCTCTAAATCGGTTTAACTTGGTGTTTTTAAAGTTTATGCGCGTATTTAGCAGTCCTTCTCATCCTCTGGTAATATTTTTGGATGATTTGCAGTGGGCAGACTCTGCTTCTTTAAAGTTAATCGAATTGTTGATGAGCGAAACCGATATGCGCTATTTGTTGCTGATCGGTGCTTATCGAGATAACGAAGTTTTGAACGGGCATCCTTTGATGCTGACCTTAGAGGAACTTCGCAAAAAAGAGGTAACCGTTAATACAATTACCCTCGCACCTTTAAATTCAAACAACTTAAATCGTCTGATTGCCGACACGCTCATCTGTCCGCCAGAAATTGCCCTGCCGCTTACCCAACAGGTTTATACAAAAACTAAGGGAAATCCCTTTTTTAGCAATCAATTTCTCAAAGCTTTATATGAAGATGGATTGATTAATTTTAATTTTGAAGCGAGGTATTGGCAATGCGATCTCGCTCAAGTTAAGGCGCAGTGTTTGACAGATGATGTGGTGGAGTTTATGGCGCTTCAGTTACAGAAGTTGCCGGCAAATACTCAGGAAGTGCTGAAACTGGCTGCCTGTATTGGCAACTCTTTTGATTTAAACACTCTTGCTATTGTATACGAGAAGTCGCCCGCAGAAACGGCAGCCGATCTGTGGAAAGCGCTGCAAGAAGGATTGGTTATACCCAAAAGCGAAATTTACAAATTTTTTCATTCAAGCGATCGCAATTTATTGTCAACAGCCAATGAGTCAGAATCTGAGCAATTACAGATTGCCAATTATGAATTAGCTACTTACAAATTTTTGCACGATCGCGTCCAGCAAGCAGCTTATTTTCTAATTCCAGAAGAGCGAAAAAAAGCTACGCATTTAAAAATCGGGCAACTGCTGCTTAGCAATACACCTGTAGAGCGACAAGAAGAGAATATTTTAGATATTGTCAATCAGTTAAATTATGGAGCCGCGTTAATTAGCGCTCCAGCCGAACGCAGTCAATTAGCGCAACTGAATCTGATTGCCGGACGCAAAGTAAAAGCTTCAACCGCTTACACTGCTGCACTCAGATACTTAACCACCGGCATGAAATTGCTGCCAAAAGATAGCTGGCAAAATCATTACGATCTGACATTAGCTTTGCACGAAGAAGCCGCAGAGGCTGCATACTTGTGCGGCAACTTCGAGCTGATGAATTTGCTATTTGAAGATGTGCTGCAACAAGCTAAAACTTTGCTGGATAAAGTCAAAGTTTATGAAGTTAAACTTCAGGCTTATGCAGCGCAAAAGAAGTTTGTGGAAGCCATAGAAACTGCACTGCCAATTTTAGAGCAGTTAGGTGTAAGTTTTCCTAAATCCCCCAGCCAGTTGGATATTCAATACGCATTAGAATCAACAGCTGCCAATTGGAATAGCAAGCAGATCGAGGATTTAATCAATCTGCCGGACATGACCGAAGCAGATAAAAAAGCCGCGCTACGTTTTTTGGCAAGTATAACAGCAGCTGCTTATATAGCTATTCCTCAATTGTTACCACTGATTGTCTGCGAAGAAATAAATTTATCCATCAAATATGGAAATGCTCCGCTATCAGCATACAGTTATGCTATCTATGGCACAATTCTGTGTGGCGTAGTCGGAAATTTAGAAGCGGGTTATCAATTCGGTCAATTAGCTTTAAAGACGCTGGCGCGGTTCCATGCTAAAGAAATTACAGCTAAAGTATCGATCAATGTAGGTGGAGACATCAAACATTGGCAAGAACATGGACGAGAAACGCTAAAATTTTTGCGATCGGGATATCAAATTGGGTTAGAAACGGGAGATTTAGAATTTGCAGCCTATTGTGGAGTGTATGAATGTTTCAATTCCTACTTAATCGGTGCAGAATTGTCCCAACACGAACAAGAAGTAGCAATCTACAGCCGTGCTTTCAGTCAATTCAAGCAAGAAACGGTATGTATTTGGAGTGCGATTCATCGACAAACTGTATTAAATTTAATGGAGCGATCGGATCGTCCGTCCTGTTTGGTAGGACAAGCTTACAATGAAACGGAATCGTTACCGCAACACGAAAAAGTTAACGATCGCCTTGCGCTGCATATATTATATTTTAATAAACTTACTCTCAGTTATATATTCGGAGAATTTCAACAAGCTTTAGCCAATGCAGAACAAGCGGAAAAGTATTTAGACGGTGTGACGGGAATGCTGGTAATTCCAACATTTTATTTGTACGATTCTTTGGCGCGGATGGCACTTTATAATGATGCTCCGGAATCCGAACAAAAAAATATTTTGTTAAAAGCGATCGCCAATCAAGAAAAAATGGAAAACTGGGCAAATTTTGCTCCCATGAATCATTTGCATAAACTTTATTTAGTCCAAGCCGAACTAAATAGAATTTTGGACAAAAAAATAGAAGCGATGAAAATGTACGATTGCGCCATTGCCGGAGCTAAAGAAAACGGGTATATTCAAGAAGAAGCTCTCGCTGACGAACTGGCAGCAAAGTTTTACCTGGAATGGGGAAAAGCTAAAATTGCCCAAACTTATATGATTGATGCCTACTATGCCTACAGTCGTTGGGGAGCTAAAGCTAAAGTAGAGGATTTGGAAAAACGCTATCCCGAATTACTCACTCCTATTCTGCAACAAGAAAAAATTACTTTCAACCTCCGCGACGCACTCGCGACGCATCCCATAAACAAAACAATCAGTTCTACTAGCAAAACAATTTCAGACGTGTTGGACATCTATTCGGTAATCAAAGCATCTCAAGCGCTATCAGAGGAAATTAATCTCGATAAGTTGCTCTCTAAATTAATGCAAGTATTGATGGAAAATGCTGGTGCCCAAAAAGCTTGTCTCATCTTGACCAAATCAGGGAATTTGGACAGGGAAGCACTTGCCATTTGTAGCAGTGCGAATGGAGGAAGCCAAAGCGAATCCATCATCCAATCGATTCCGATTTATTCCTCCACTGATACTCCCATGAGTATCGTTAATTACGTGCAAAATACTAAAGAAACGCTAGTCATTGATGACGGTGCGAGTGCCGATCGTTTTACTGGCGATCCTTACATAATCGAACATCAACCCAAAAGTATATTGTGTACTCCGCTGCTCAATCAAGGCCACACGATCGCTATACTTTACCTGGAAAATAATCTCACCAAAGCAGCCTTCACGAGCGACAGATTAGAAGTGCTAAAAGTTCTTTGTTCTCAAGCTGCCATTTCCCTAGAAAATGCCAGACTTTATCAGGAATCTCAAAATTATGCCAAACAGTTAGAAGATTCCCTAGAAAAACTGCAAGAAGCCCAAATCCAGATCGTGCAGGGCGAAAAAATGGCAACTCTCGGTCAATTAATGGCAGGGATCGCTCATGAAATCAACAATCCCCTTGGCTTTATTGCCGGCAATATCGACCACGCACTCGAATATACTGAAGACGTGATCGATCACCTATCACTTTATCAGCAACACTACCCCGAACCCGCACCAGAAATTGAGGACGATGCCGAAGACATCGATTTAGAATTTGTACTAGAAGACTTGCCGAAAATGCTTTCTTCCATGAAACAGGGAACCGATCGCATTCGCAATATCAGTAATTCAATGCGGACGTTTTCGCGGTTGGATAACAGTAATAAAA
- a CDS encoding SGNH/GDSL hydrolase family protein — protein MLNKNLAIATAGVTIALSTGLLLPSATAAQSFDRIYVFGDSLSDIGNVYEATDKENPLSPPYFKGRYSNGPVWVEYLASDLKLPLNLNNNFAYGGATTGNSQSVPLGVLAQIEKFKASKSTSDRNPLYIIWAGANDYLGGGIDTTVPVNNLTSAVKSIAAVGGKNIVVVNLPDLGKLPGTRTTERATLLSNLTAKHNSELAAAIDNLRQQLNPDIKLKYLDVNSIFNQVSSNPSKYGFTNVTEPCFKVPIKCSNPDRYLFWDNIHPTTAAHKLLVELGSPTITDRPKSSNFSIPLFTIVLTALIFSILGFGLIAKRRKNSKNK, from the coding sequence ATGTTGAACAAAAATTTAGCGATCGCTACTGCCGGAGTGACGATCGCGCTTTCTACTGGTTTATTGCTTCCAAGCGCGACTGCGGCACAAAGTTTCGATCGCATTTACGTTTTTGGTGATAGTCTCTCGGATATTGGCAATGTTTACGAAGCTACTGACAAAGAAAATCCTCTCAGTCCGCCTTATTTTAAAGGGCGATATTCTAATGGCCCTGTTTGGGTAGAATATCTCGCCTCTGATTTGAAATTACCCTTAAATCTCAATAATAATTTTGCTTACGGAGGTGCTACAACTGGGAATTCTCAAAGTGTACCTCTGGGAGTGTTAGCGCAAATCGAAAAGTTTAAAGCCAGTAAATCTACTAGCGATCGCAATCCTCTTTATATTATATGGGCTGGTGCGAATGATTACCTGGGTGGTGGAATCGATACTACTGTACCTGTTAATAATTTAACCAGTGCGGTGAAGTCGATCGCCGCTGTTGGCGGTAAAAATATTGTTGTAGTTAATTTGCCGGATTTAGGTAAGCTTCCGGGGACGCGAACAACGGAACGCGCCACTTTACTCAGCAATTTGACTGCAAAGCATAACAGCGAATTAGCTGCTGCGATCGACAATTTGCGGCAGCAATTAAACCCAGATATCAAATTGAAATATTTAGATGTTAACTCTATCTTTAACCAAGTTAGCAGCAATCCAAGCAAATACGGCTTTACTAATGTAACCGAACCGTGTTTCAAAGTACCAATTAAATGCAGTAATCCCGATCGCTATTTATTTTGGGATAACATTCACCCCACAACTGCCGCTCATAAGTTATTAGTAGAGTTAGGCTCTCCTACGATAACAGATCGGCCAAAATCTTCTAATTTTTCTATTCCTTTATTTACGATAGTGCTGACAGCTTTGATTTTTAGTATTTTAGGTTTTGGCTTGATAGCAAAACGCCGGAAAAACAGTAAAAATAAATAA
- a CDS encoding sodium:calcium antiporter, translating into MLEFIDRSLAINIGIFLLSALAIAISGSLMTAIADRLSEKTGLGQALMGALFLGFSTSLPGIVTSVTAAASGYPELAISNALGDIAAQTAFLGIADITYLEANLEYAAADAATLTQGTLLIVLLAIPLLTRAYPSVNIWGVHPASIALVATYIFGLRLVADAQNLPMWKPQQAEKTNVEELQATESDSPGLISLWLRFFLLALVLGIAGYGVEEAGVAIADSTSLSENAVGSLFTAISTSLPELVTTIAAVQRGAYTLAVSGVLGGNSFDVLVLALCDLVYPHGSIYPALTQDKVFVLALTILMTGILLLGLLRREEHGIGNIGFESFFVLLLYLGGFLLVFFSS; encoded by the coding sequence ATGCTGGAATTTATTGACCGATCTCTCGCGATTAATATAGGTATATTTTTGCTTTCAGCTTTGGCAATTGCCATCAGCGGTAGCTTGATGACGGCTATAGCCGATCGTCTCTCCGAAAAAACCGGATTGGGACAAGCGCTGATGGGTGCCCTATTTTTGGGATTTAGCACCTCCTTACCTGGGATTGTTACCTCGGTCACAGCTGCCGCCTCTGGCTATCCAGAACTGGCAATTAGCAACGCGCTGGGCGATATCGCCGCGCAAACGGCGTTTTTGGGAATTGCCGATATCACTTACCTAGAGGCTAATTTGGAATACGCAGCTGCTGATGCTGCTACCCTGACGCAAGGAACGCTGCTGATAGTTTTACTAGCTATTCCTTTACTGACGAGGGCTTATCCATCGGTTAATATTTGGGGAGTTCATCCCGCTTCGATCGCACTCGTAGCCACATATATTTTCGGTTTGCGTCTGGTCGCCGATGCACAAAATCTGCCCATGTGGAAACCCCAGCAGGCAGAAAAGACAAATGTTGAGGAACTGCAAGCAACCGAGTCGGATAGTCCGGGATTAATTAGTTTGTGGTTGCGTTTCTTTTTGCTAGCCCTCGTTCTTGGCATTGCAGGCTATGGAGTGGAAGAAGCGGGAGTCGCGATTGCCGACTCTACAAGTCTTTCCGAAAATGCTGTTGGCAGTCTCTTCACTGCCATATCTACCTCACTTCCGGAACTGGTGACAACAATAGCGGCTGTACAGCGTGGGGCTTATACTCTAGCAGTTAGTGGTGTTTTGGGTGGCAATAGCTTCGACGTATTAGTTTTAGCTTTGTGCGACTTAGTTTATCCCCACGGATCGATTTATCCAGCTTTGACGCAAGACAAAGTTTTCGTTCTTGCCTTAACTATCCTGATGACTGGGATTTTACTCTTAGGCTTGTTGCGTCGGGAAGAACATGGAATTGGCAACATCGGCTTTGAGAGTTTCTTCGTGCTGTTGCTGTATTTAGGTGGGTTTTTGCTGGTGTTTTTCTCTAGTTGA
- the glsA gene encoding glutaminase A, producing MASGDNREAEINPSEVVASPFQSFLNDLHLKYQSLRDGKVATYIPELAKANPDLFGICAIALDGRVFEVGDCHQLFTIQSISKVFVYGMVLEDRGRDYVLSKVGVEPTGDAFNAIVLDESSKRPYNPMVNAGAIATTSLIKGAGPTERLNRMLDMFRRYIGHNDIFIDISVFMSERTTGHRNRAMAHLMHHFGMIDEKIDEAIDLYFQQCSLMVNCHDLAVMAATLANNGINPITGEQAVDSSYVKDILSVMYTCGMYNYAGEWAYKVGLPAKSGISGGIIVVVPNQIGIAVFSPLLDERGNSVRGVKVCEELSRHFGLHMFDLAMGRCKVLEMLSNEEKI from the coding sequence ATGGCAAGTGGAGACAATCGGGAAGCAGAGATTAACCCATCTGAGGTTGTCGCATCGCCATTTCAGTCGTTTTTGAACGACTTGCATCTCAAGTACCAGTCACTCCGGGACGGTAAGGTCGCGACTTACATCCCGGAACTGGCAAAGGCAAACCCGGATTTGTTCGGTATCTGTGCGATCGCGTTGGACGGTCGGGTTTTCGAGGTGGGCGATTGCCATCAATTATTCACAATTCAATCTATTTCTAAGGTATTTGTATATGGGATGGTACTTGAGGATCGGGGACGGGATTATGTTTTGAGTAAAGTTGGTGTGGAACCGACGGGAGACGCATTTAATGCGATCGTCTTAGATGAAAGCTCGAAACGACCATATAATCCAATGGTGAATGCGGGTGCGATCGCTACTACCAGTTTAATCAAAGGTGCGGGGCCAACAGAACGCTTGAATCGAATGTTGGATATGTTCCGGCGATATATCGGTCACAACGATATTTTTATCGATATATCAGTTTTTATGTCAGAACGAACTACCGGACATCGCAACCGGGCAATGGCGCACCTCATGCACCATTTTGGCATGATTGATGAAAAAATTGATGAAGCGATCGACTTATATTTTCAGCAGTGTTCCTTAATGGTTAACTGTCACGATTTGGCAGTGATGGCGGCGACTTTAGCCAATAACGGCATCAATCCCATCACGGGAGAACAAGCTGTCGATAGTTCTTATGTTAAAGATATTCTCAGCGTCATGTACACCTGCGGGATGTATAACTATGCCGGTGAATGGGCGTACAAAGTCGGGCTTCCCGCCAAAAGTGGCATTAGCGGCGGAATTATTGTTGTAGTTCCCAATCAAATCGGTATTGCTGTGTTTTCCCCTCTATTGGATGAAAGGGGTAACAGCGTTCGCGGTGTGAAAGTTTGCGAAGAACTCTCCCGACATTTCGGATTGCATATGTTCGATCTGGCGATGGGAAGATGTAAAGTTTTGGAAATGTTGTCTAATGAAGAGAAGATATAG